The Manis pentadactyla isolate mManPen7 chromosome 12, mManPen7.hap1, whole genome shotgun sequence genome contains the following window.
ACGTCCTATACGTGGTGAGAGCCAGGCGCTCAATGTCTCCCATCTGTGGCTGGTTCCGTAAGTAACTGTTAAATTCCGCAAAGTCCATCCTGTcgtacagcccctggggatcacaagggagggtcatccagctgtgcccctggtgcccctgttcccaggcagggtcaccggtcagagctggagcccaggcagctgagGACGTGCTGTGAGCCTCGTGGCCATCCGGACTTCAGACCCTGTCCACTGAGGCACccagtggtggggaacagaggggctttgctcacaggcaccctcactcacctcctccctgcaacAAAAGGCAGCTCACGCCTGCCCAAACTGGGGCATCTGCCACCCCGTGGACCCCACtacccactcaggtgcagtttcccccAAAACAACTCCACCCAGAGCCTTTGTTGGTGTCAGTGTCTCCCACAGTCAgtccatggcaggggcctctgaagtgtggaggctgtggaagcctgccaggccaatggcccgaggacctaaggccctggcagcacctccctgagcacccctcccctgccctgcccctcccagcccggccaggccctgcccaccttccctccgctCCAAatcattggtctgcaaggatccctaaggGCCGGCCCTATTGTCCCCGTGTGGTCAGTGAGGGCTTGGGGGCGAGGAGAGTCTttcagggcacatggtgagtcTGGGGGGAAGCTGGGACAtgggcccagatcacaggagtccacgtcagggacggcaggtctggggcagcccgtgacacagggaaggcccaccccCGACCCTGAGAGCCCGCTCAGCTCACCGCACAgatcagggtcagctgctcggccaccaggccATGGGGAAATGCCAGAATGGTCCACTCCTCCTTCCTCCACACGTGCCGGGTGATGGCGACACAGGCGCGGGTGGGCTCCGGGTCCGCCTCTGGCTCTGCCAGTCCCGGTGCCATTCCTGCAGGTGCCACGGGACCCGGGACcaagggctcatggggctccagctcggggcctggcACCGGGGCTGAaaccactcctgggatgtcccaggggctcatGGGGTCTGGACATGGCTCTGGCTCTGTAAGGCCTGGTACCATCACGGCAGTTGCTCTGCGCACCAGGCCTGAGGGCTCCTGGGGCTCCAGCTTGGGTCCTTGCCTCAGAGCTGAGGCCTCTGCTGGGATGTCCTccagctctgcaggggctgaggcggATGACAATGGCCGTAGCTCCCGCACAGGGGTCTGAAAGAGCGCCTGGACTCGCTGTAGCCACGAAGCCAGCCTTCCctttgtctctggagccagctgcgtctgccgtgggtctggagcgcaggacacagagaaagggtcaccccggggctgattTCGCATGACTTACAATGACATCTTGAAGAGCCCTcagtgccttgaagggaaccccagtctgggaagcccaccctagacggtcccctggccgcagcccctcaccttccagctctgaaaGCGTGGGCCCCAGTTGCTCGTCCTGCCAGGTAACGTgcctagcccgtcccatcctgcGGCTGCGGGAAGgcctgggggtggcagagtgagaagcctggtctttccagccgcactgccctccgggtccacccttgtgtgggcctggccgctgtgcgctcccctgcctgtcccggcacctgcccctcccccttcctgaccctgcgtgtctgtcctgggaccccatcctctcccatcctcccgaataggaagtccccagtcgtcagcccccCCGTGGGAATCCAAAGCTGAGTGACCTGttgggctctgctgtgggctcatggggctcccgCTCGGGGCCTGGCTCtgaggctgaggccactgctgggacatcctccagcTCTGCAGGAGCTGAAGCAGGTGACACCAGCCGTCTtgccagcacaggggtctcagggagctcctggatgggCTCTAGCCGTGAAgccggccctccccgtgtctctggagccagctgcctctgccgtgggtctggagcgggacacagagaaagggtcaccgTGGGCCTGATTCCCCGCGCCTtacaatgacagaagagccctcagtgccttgaagggaaccccagtccgggaagcccaccctagacggtcccctggctgcagcccctcaccttccagcaccgccaccgtgggccccaggtgctcctcctggaccaagtggtggaggacttggcccaccagggtggatgaaggCTGGCTGCCGTGGAGGTCGCTGGGCACGCTCTCAGGCTCCCAGGCAAGgcgcctagcccgtcccatcctgcGGCTGGGGTAAGgcctgggggtggcagagtgagaagcctggtctttccagccacactgccctccgggtccacccttgtgtgggcctggccgctgtgcgctcccctgcctgtccaggcacctgcccctcccccttcctgaccctgcgtgtctgtcctgggaccccatcctctcccatcctcccgaataggaagtccccagtcgtcagcccacCCATGGGAacccaaagatgagtgacctgctgggctctgctgtgctcccccaaccccaagccccaaactcctcctccccccattcTGTGAGATGGGCAGCACCTCCTCTGGACCCAGTGAACGCTCACATTTTCAATTCCCCCTCTGGCCCCTCGTCATGCCCCCTGTTGCTTGAGGAGGCCGTGACGGCATCAGTCGTGACACTCCCTGGCCGTGACCTGCGGATGAtgcctgaagtgactgcccgaGTCCACCCGGGAtggggtcccagtattgtgtctgcttccttcactcagttgtgctaagtgtccccaaagggtctgcacaaagtgggcACTGCGTACCTATTGTTGCTTAAGGAAGTCCTACCAGAACTTCTCCAGGtacccctctcctgcccccagaggtccctcatgtggcgACAGTGAGGACAAGGACCCGGCCCAAACACAGGGAATCGCGagcctccgttccaaaggctgcttcccatgtgcttttccaaatgagccaggctccaggccactgacgggtgaggccaaaggctttcatcgggtacagagaagtaagccccgaagtggcccagcttggccggcagtcctttACCATGCCGGGCACCAGGGGAAcccctctaaggctcctcccatgttccccatgggcaccctaacaggctgatCGCCAGCCTCCCTGCCTGTCAGAGGAGCACGCTGAGGCTCAGACACGTGGGGACATGCAAGACAcaccgcgggctgtgggcagaggcccgactggcCAAGGAGGGGTtgggtgctcaccgggggagccgctggcccgtggtCAGCTGGTCAGCATCATCGGGTGGGAGTGTGGCCTcgggagcgctccggctggtgtttggagctggTTCCACTCGTGCCTTTcgctttctccacttcctcctcaCACCTATCCAGGGATCCCTGCACTTGcggacctcagtcccatggacagatgGCTCAGGTTCAGGCTAAGGGGGGAAacagggatatagtcagtgggaaacccaggaatCACCAGGACGAGGcaggtttgcagctcacccgagagcccccagccccctggggtgcgagcaaggagaggcacggggtgcccccgggaacaaggttccaggccctctggagtggtcCTGTCAGCCACTCtcgtggggaagccctgggagggaagggatcctgggtgtagacagcctgccccaggtccagggagatggagtaggtgaatccatccaccagctcctccacgcTCCCCAGGGTGGGGCTCTGCAAAGCCGGCACCtggtagctggggaggaggcacccaTGGTTGCGTggacctccccacagggggcaaTGTGGGCCCCCAACTCTGCCCCCGAGATCAGGCCCACAGGGCCATCTgcatagacatccagtccctcagGGAAGAGGAGGACACCCCTGGGCTCAGGATTAACATGtgggtggaagtacctggtcccaacactcacctccatgtcctgaatcatgagaccagagctgtgacactgactgccccctgctccccagccttcagtcccacccatgccccatgcccaccgcacacacacaaggGGCCTGGGGAAACGTCAGCCAGGATGGGTCACActcgtggcctggccctggaatggcccgctctgggctgccctgtgttacctcggggctcctcgggataCACGGATAGAGGCGTTGGAGGAGGTCACTGagccaacgcccacagcgagcaggaagactctccctctcggcttccctgactccctcgctttcagaaggctccgcacaacaagaccgcatgttgctctgtcgagcgcctccggtcaagtgagctgGACTGGGTtctgcgaccaggagctgggttccatccgtccgggtcacaattgaggttctacttggcatgtcatcagtgacatcacttcttcaagggcccctccctgcattcagacacgcccacgtgcccctctgggctgctgactgccccccctcctggcccttgccatgcaTGAGTACACacatctccaccagagccctccccacgCTCTCTGGCAATGTCAccggggtcccagctctgaggagacaagagctgagctcagtCCGCTTTTTCTCActagttccctgtcctgctgaggccacagCACCTCCCAGGACCTGCCCAACatcccaacctgcacagggagggtcaCGCCAGACATTTCTCCCTAAGGACATCcccagggatacatggatgacacctccagctcctggggacTGGCGTCACATGTGTCTGAcacacagactcagagatggaagaatgccaaccaggcttggcatggagcaTGGAACACCACGCAGGTCAGGCCGGGGTCCAGgccgtgtgatcttgggcaagtcagtcCCCTTCTAGGCcgttttcaggtgtgcaccttgaaggggcagcaatgagaggagatccaggtgttgccatctactgCCTTCCACCTTCCacaggtccaggctgctctcaaatcTGAAATCCGCAccaggcgtgtgtgtgtgtttggggtggtGGTGCAGATACAGCATCTTATTCTTCACCTTAGAAGGGATAGCTTGGCATGCCCACAAGATAGATTTCTAGTAACTTCTCTAAGATGAAAGGTCCCtcaatttttgttggatttagtCCACCTTCTGACATGTGACTGCGCTGTCAATATGCCTAGATGAGctgtacttcctgatcactgggtccagtcAGCCTAgtaccatcaatgggatgggccagtgtgacggcttctggaagaaaaaggagatgaaGCTTCCTTCTGTCTAAATGACAACCCaagtctggaggtctgatatgcctctgagatagttttctctccttgccggctgaaagctaactgccctgctggtctttactcacaggaagagaacaaagagcattttcctgaccaatacttacacactgggtgcttggggaccaagtgatgaagccccatgtgcagcagGAACTGCAGTTTGAGACACTCTGATTACACTGACAATCAttcactgtcatctccaagattcgtcTGTTTTCTAAGTAGGCTaaatgagtgacttcaataagggtatgtggaaatcaccacccgttcttctttcaaatccttggtgtCACCAGGCATTACTGCTTTCAATGTATacagggagttctagaggcttgtacttgccctgccacacagcatgaactcctggccggcacagtcccccgtgtctagcaaggaggaagccgggagctctgcgtccctgacagctcggccctgtggcctctgacactgaaggagcggcactgcgggcacttggtcggggtggggggtgctgctcctgataccaagacccggtcctcgtccctgaggtcaaaccacaaaacacaatgacaagggtttgaagaaaggaaagaatagtttattgacttgctagcaaatgagggagtggcCAGCTCCTGCCTTGaagaaccaccgtcctcctgacacaagcggtcagggcttttcaaggggaaatggtaggagaggggctggggtgccgACACATGAAGTAGCAGCCTGCAAAggtccaagcagacattcctCCTCCGATTCACtagctttgtgtttttcttttctgatgctCCTCAGTTCCCGGGGACTGGATGCTTGGGGTTGAACAAAATCAGCTTTCAGCTTTAACTCTGACCCTCAGACTAGGAAAATCTGAAGAACAAGAAGAAACTGCCACCCC
Protein-coding sequences here:
- the LOC130679874 gene encoding uncharacterized protein LOC130679874; this encodes MRNQPRGDPFSVSCAPDPRQTQLAPETKGRLASWLQRVQALFQTPVRELRPLSSASAPAELEDIPAEASALRQGPKLEPQEPSGLVRRATAVMVPGLTEPEPCPDPMSPWDIPGVVSAPVPGPELEPHEPLVPGPVAPAGMAPGLAEPEADPEPTRACVAITRHVWRKEEWTILAFPHGLVAEQLTLICAFPVIQSEITMQRKLAKVYDLEPDERFRCFAQAVEPLDEEESYSLSCQLEPPGQGAGRK